DNA from Phragmites australis chromosome 16, lpPhrAust1.1, whole genome shotgun sequence:
GTGCGGCGGCGAGTCGGGCGGCTTCGGACTCCGGCGGAAGCGAAGACCATTCGGGTACTCAGGAGACTCCGCATCGTCCCCCGCGGCGGACGACTAGTGCGACATAGATCCGGCGACAGCGATTCAATCTTCTCCACCGTCCGTGTGCTCGGCGACAGTACCCGGAGCGAGGTCGTCAGCAAGGTTGTAGTACGTACTCCGGTCTCAGATCCATGGATGGGTGTGGCCGACGGCCGGAGCGTGGGCTGCTCGGCGGCGGGACTGATTAGGGATTGGTTTCTATGTGAGCTGGTCGCCGGCCGGATTGCATATTTTAGCGATTTGCGTCATAGATCCATGTAGTTCGTAGTGTATGCCCAAATGTCTATTCCGGCTTCAAGAACCAGAGATTGAGATTTCGATTTGATAGGAATCGGCCTTATTAATTTGGTAGATCTACCATTATCAGTGCATGATGCTTGTTGAATATGCAATCTTTGAGCTGAAATATAGTTCCTCTGAGTGCAGCTTGTATCAGTGCATGATGCTTGTTGAATATGCAATCAGTGGGTTGTCAAATGGATTGTCAATTAGTGTGGAGTTGGGGTTCGAAAGGATGTGATGAACTAGTTGACAGAATTGTGCCAATGTGATTGTATGAGCTTGTATTCCATCTGAGTGCAGCTTGTAGGTCTGCAAAACATGCAAAAAACTATGACTGAATGCTATTACTTTGCCCTAGGTGCATAGAGTTTGATAACAGGAATGTAGGCATGAACTTTGTTGAGGCCTGTAGGTACTGAACAATCTACTGTTGAATTAAatgtatgtgtatatgaacAATGTGTTTCATTGCAGCAAATGTTCAGATAGTTGGCATGGCTATGGTCTTTGTATGCCTATATTTTCAGGAGATGCATCTCTGTCCAACAGAATGTAGGATTCTTTTGTGGCACGGTTGTTTTGATAGGATTGTTGTATGCCACTTCGACTGAATCAATGAACCTAGATGTCCATGATCAATGTATTCAAATCGTGCTGCAGTGTTTGTTCAGTTTGTCGGAATTGCAATTGACCTTTGTATGGCTGTAATTGAGCTATGGTCTTTGTATGGCTGGTAGAGGAAGCAACATGGTTCCTTCTTCCTAGGATGATAAATTGTCGTGTTAACCTGGTACCTATAGTGGGGGCTCGGATTTTTGCAAATAAAACCGGCAATTTAGTTGCTCATCAACCTGTACTGATCTTTGACAATGACATGTACATAACATATACTTGGTTTGCAGTGAATATTAGTTTCTCAGTTTAGGCATCCCTGTCGTTGGTTGTAGATGGACGCTGCTTCGCTTGCCGCTCTTGTCTCAAAAATGCaggaccatgtccaacaaatGGCAGCCGAGTTGAAGAACGTGGTGAAGGACAATTTGAGTACGGAGAACACCCCTGCTGATGTCGACCTGAACCGAGCTCTGCTTCAGGTAGACAACATTGCGGGGGACTTGGAGCAGCTCGTCTTCCAAGTTGAAGATGCGTTGCGGACCGGAGGCGAGGGCAAACAAGTCTTGCAGGGCTGTAATGTAGAAGATGAAGGGTCCGGAGGAGAGGGAAAAGatcaaggaggagagggagataatGGACATGGACATTTCGCAGATGAATAAGGACCAGCAGGCATATTACAAGAGCCTGCGCCAAAGCATTATTGCTACTTACCGTGCTGCATCTGCCCCTTGAGGCTTGCCGGCCAATATCAAGACATGTTTCATTAAGTACTTTAATATGCAGGTTCCTGTATTCGTTGAGTTCAGAAATTTTTCAGCTATGTGATACATTTTCTTCATTTCCATAGTACCTTTGAACTTCAAGTAATTGAACTGCAGTCATGTGTCATACATTTTCTTCGATTCCACTGCATACAGGTGAGTATTGTCAATGTTGTCCTGCTGTATAAATTACACCTTTGTATGGTTTCTACAACTATCAGCATTTGTCTTGCCATTTCGGTCTGCATCTGTTTCTGGAACTGGGAGAAGATGCAGCCTTGTGTTCGGCATGCTGTGTAGGGCTGATGCGCCTGCATGCTGTCTGGATGATGCCTTGGATGGTTGCCTGTATGATGCCCTGGATGCTTGCCTGGATGATGCCTTGAATGGTTGCCTGGATGTGGACTTGGATGCCTCGATGATGCTGCAATGACTTGGTGTGCAGGGCTGCTTGCCTGGATGGTTGCCTGTATGATGTTGTTTCACATGGTGGGCAGATGCGCCTGGATGTTGCCATTTCAATTTGATACATGCCATTAGGAATTCAAATAGAACATTTTCATTAGGACCACCGATTGTGGATTTTTAATACAACTGATAGAAATTTAGCAACACGCATCTAAGGAAGTACGAAATGCGAAAAGATAACTACGTCCAAACATATTACATTTATTTCGTCAAAGTACTCAAGGTGTGGCCTACTCTCCTCCGTGGAGCTGCCAAAGATGCTCAACTATGTCGTCCCAGAGTTGATGATGAGCCGGTCGACTTCTAATTCGCCCGTACCTTTGCATAAATGCTTCAAGTGGGGGGTTGGTTCGTGGAACGGCACCGCGTCCTCACCCGAACCCTCGTACACATATTCGACTTTCCCTTCCGGTCTCTCATCttcaattatcatgttgtgcatgataatGCAGGCCGTCATTATGTCATTCAGGGTCTCCTGATCCCAGAACCTCGCAGCTCCACGAACTATGGAAAATCGAGACTGCAATACTCCAAATGCCCGTTCAACATCCTTTCGTGCAGCCGCCTGCTGCACCACGAAGTGTTGCCGCTTCCTGCCAACTGGAGCTTGTATGGGCTTCACAAACGTCGCCCACTCCGGATAGATGCCGTCTGCAAGATAGTACCCCATTGTGTAATGGTGTCCATTAATGGAGTAGTGTACCTTGGGTGCTACACCAGCAGCAAGGTTGTCGAGGAGATGTGACCGGTGGAGCACATCGATGTCGTTCAATGAACCTGGTATTCCGAAGAAGGCATACCAAATCCATAGGTCCTGCGACGCCACGGCCTCTAGAATGATAGTCGGTGCATTGACATGGCCCCTGAAAGAACCGGATCACGCCGTgggacagttcttccacctccaatgcatgcaatcaaTGCTTCCAagcatcccggggaaccctcGACGCTGGTTCATATCCAGCAATCGAGCAGTGTCCTCCTCGTTCGGAGCACGGAGGTACTCGTCACCGAACACCTCGACAATAGCACGCACGAACCGCCTCATGCTCTCAATGATGGTACTCTCCCCTAGCCGGAGGCACTCGTCCAGGGAATCTGCAGGAGCATCATATGCTAACATACGGAAAACCGCAGTTACTTTTTACAAGGATGACAGCCCAAGCTCTCCTGCAGCGTTCCTCCTTTGCTGGAACCACGGGTCATGGTCCTCAACCTCCTTCACAATCTTGCAGTACAGGTCACGTTTCATCCTGAACCTGCACGACAACCGACCATTACTACTTCACACATCGTACGTAC
Protein-coding regions in this window:
- the LOC133895239 gene encoding uncharacterized protein LOC133895239 gives rise to the protein MLAYDAPADSLDECLRLGESTIIESMRRFVRAIVEVFGDEYLRAPNEEDTARLLDMNQRRGFPGMLGSIDCMHWRWKNCSLNDIDVLHRSHLLDNLAAGVAPKVHYSINGHHYTMGYYLADGIYPEWATFVKPIQAPVGRKRQHFVVQQAAARKDVERAFGVLQSRFSIVRGAARFWDQETLNDIMTACIIMHNMIIEDERPEGKVEYVYEGSGEDAVPFHEPTPHLKHLCKGTGELEVDRLIINSGTT